Part of the Natronogracilivirga saccharolytica genome is shown below.
GGCATCGTTGAGATGCAATCCGCACAGCTTGTCAAGTCCGATGATACGGTCGGCCTCCGACATGAAGTCCTCATACGCCTCCGGTGTGCGCAGATCGTACCCGGCTGCATGGGCGTGACAGGTATCAATGCAAAATCCCACACGCGAAGGATCGGCCACCTGACCGATGACCCCGGCGATATGCTCAAGACGATTGCCCAGATTGCTCCCCTGTCCTGCCGTATTTTCAAGTACAACCGTCACTCCCTCGGTCTGTTCCAGCATCAGATCGACCGTCCCGGCAATGCGCTCCAGACACTTCTCTTCGCTGATTTTCCTGAGGTGGCTTCCGGGATGGATGTTCAGCTGCGGGATCCCCAGCTGCTCGCACCGCTGCATTTCATCAAGCAGGGCGGCTCGGGATTTTTTAATCCCCTCCTTTTCCGGATGGCCCGGATTGATGAGGTAACTGTTGTGCGGAAGGATTTTCTTCCCTTCAAACCCCATCTCCTCACAACGCTCCCGGAATGATCGGATCACGGCCGGATCCAGCGGCTTTGCTTTCCACTGTCTCTGGTTTTTGGTAAACAGAGCAAAGGCATTGGCCCCGATTTCCCGGGCATTCAACGGCGCATTGTCAACACCGCCCGCCGCGCTCACATGCGCACCGATCCACTTTCTATCGTTACTTGAAGCCATATTAATCACAACTTTTATGTTATTTCCGTGTCATCATGTTACAGGGAATCTCGTCTCACGTTGATCAGCAAAGCAAAAATGAATCAATAAACTCAAAAAAAAGAAGAGGAACCCCCGGATGCCTTTCACAGCCGAAAATTCCTCATCCATATTTTCACAAGTGATTTTCTCCTATGCTCTGCTTCAGAAAATCACTCTTCCGCGGGCAGTTCCACACCCAGCTCCTCGAAATCAAGATGAAACCCCGGCATTTCCGGATCGTCCTCGAGAAGATAGGTCTCGAACCACTGAAGCATTCTCAGATTGTAGTCAAACCGGGATGTGGAGCGCGTATTGCCATGCCCCTCATCAGGATACCATACCAGCCGGACCGGAACTTCCGGTTTGCGGACCTTGATATGGCGATACAGTTCGAGCGACTGCCCCGGATGCACCCGGGTATCTTCTTCCCCGTGCATGATCAGCAGCGGTGTCTGGGAATTGTCTACATGATAGATCGGACTGCGCTCAAGATTGCCCTGCCAGTCATCCCAGATCCGCTTGCGCGAATGCACCAGATACAGTTCTTCCGGAATGTCGCTGGTTCCCCACTTGGATAAATTGTTGCTGATGCCCACGAACATCACGCCGGCTGCAAACCGGTGCGAATAGCGGGTCGACATCCACGCAGTGGCATATCCGCCATAGGAACCGCCGGTAACCCCGATGCGATCTTCATCGGCGATGCCCTGCTCTATCAGATAATCCACGCCGTCAACAATGTCATCAAACTCCGCACCGGCCAGGTCGGCCTGACTCGATGTGATAAACTCATGGCCGCGCCCCGTGCTGCCCCGGTAATTCGGATAGAACACGGCAAAACCCCGGTCGGCAGCTACCTGCCCCGGGAGCGAATATCCCGTCAGCCAGCCGTCACTGTAGTGTGCCTCCGGACCGCCGTGAACCATGACTATGGTCGGATACGGCCCGCCGTCTTCCTCGACCGGATAGATCAGGAGTCCTTCAATATTGCGTCCGTCGCGCGCATCGTGGCTGATAACCACCTGGCGTCCCATCGGAACATCCTCAAGCCAGTCGTTGGATACCGTCAGCCTTTCGGGACTGCCGCCGGGCTCCATTACAAACACTTCATTGGGATGTTCGGATGTCTCAGCTCGGAATACAACGGTGCCGTCATCTGCATAGCTGAACGCATTCAGGATCGGACCATCGGTGTCAACTTTCCGCTCAAAACCACTTCCGTCCGGGTTGATGGCGCCGAAGGACCTTTTTGTGCTTTCGCTGGCAATGAAGCGTATGCGGCCGTCATCGGACCAGGAAATCTGTTCAAGTTTTCCTTCGAATTCGTGATAGATATTTTCGGGTACTCCGCCTTCACTGGAGACCACCATGACGCGTCCGTCAATGGGATCGTGCAGATTGTGGCCGGCACGCAGGGCAAGCTGTTCGCCGTCGGGACTCCAGGTGATCTGTCCCAGCTTCCCTTCATTTTTAATTTCATTGATGACCGATCCGTCCGATGCATCAACCACCTTGACCTGCTGAAACATATAGAAATCATCGATGTGCGGTGTCGGTGTTTCCGATATGGCCAGTTTTTCCCCATCAGGACTCCATTCCATCAGATAGACCGAACCGTCCACCTCAATTCGCTGCGCTTCATCTTCATCAGCCGTCAGATCAACGATGTAAGCTTCACGGTTGGGAAGATACTCTTCATACACCGTGGGTTCGTAGGGCAGCGGGTTATCGGGAATGCCCAGGTCCTCCCGCGTCACAAGCGAAAACCGGTTGCCGCAGGGACTCCAGCTGTACGACATAACCCCTCTGTCATGATGATACAGGCGGGTGATCTGAGCGGTTTCCGGATCTAACTCATACAGCGAAACAGCATCATCCTCGGATCCGCGTGTAGTGAACGAAAATGTATTGTGTCCGGATCTTGCCTGAAGGTTTCCGGGACGGCTTGCAAGCTCCACCATCCGGGATTCACCGGTCTCGAGCTCGAGAAGATACAGTTCGAGATCGTTCGGCTCGTTTTTTTCTACAGGATCATGCTGTATAACTTTGGTATAGGCCACATAGCCGGCATCTTCCGATACAACGACTGTGCCGATCTGCTTGATTTCTGCAAGCTGCTGCGGGGTTATTCCCTCTGCGGCGGCCGGAACAGAGTAAAAAGCAAGAAAAGTGCCTATCGCCGTTGCGATCAGCGCCTTTCTGTGAAAATTCAGTAACAATGATTTGAAATTCATAGGCTGGAAATTTTGACTGTTCGTGAAATGGTACATGATGAATTGTGCTATAGATACGGAATTTGCCGGAATTTTTCAGCCGGGAAACAAAAAACCCCGCCTCCGGTCAGGGAGACAGGGTCTGTAATCGAGGTTTATATCGCATTTACCCGGGACCAAAGGTGCCCGGGCCCGGTTAGTTACGTTGTTTTTCCGGGGTCTATCAGTCTTTTTGAAATGCCTTTCGCAATGGCTTCGGAGCGGGAATGTACCTGCAGCTTGCGGTAAATATTGCGGATATGGTACCGCACTCCGTCAACGGACAAATAAATTTCCTTGCCGATGGCCGTGTAGGAAACACCGGTGGCCAGTTTATCCAGTATCTGATGCTCACGTTCGGTCAGTTCATTTTCACCGCCTGCCTGGTGGAATGTGCTGATGACTTTCCGGGCAATGTTCGGAGTAATCGGTGATCCGCCGTTCCAGGCGTCGCGTACTGCATCCACCAGTTCTTCCGGACTCACTTTCTTCATCAGGTAACCCATTGCCCCGGCTTTCAGGGCATCGAAAATGTGCTTGTCATCATCAAATACCGATGCCATAATGATGACGATATCCGGATACTGCTGCCTGATATGCCGGACACCCTCAATGCCACTCATACCGGGCAGACCGATATCCATGATCATCAGATGAATGCGCTGCAAATCGGCAGACTCAAGGGCTTCTTCACACGAGCCGTAACTTCCGACGACATTGAAATCCTCTTCCAGATCAAGAAAGGCCGTCCAGCCGTCCCGCATGTATGCATTGTCTTCCACAATGCCAATATTAATCAACGATGTTTGCTTGTCCATAATATTTTGTGCTCCGGATATCCGTGCATTTCCGGATCTCACGTTATGTCCCGCTTCCGGTATTTGTATTGTCTCCAAAATAAGTCCCCGGCTTTGTGATGATAACGGTTTCAGAATCTGCTGTCATTTTATTAAGCACAGTAGAAACTAAAACATACTTCAGCTTCATGCACCGCATAATCATGCGGTTTTCTTACAGCCGGATTCCAAGTTTCCAGCAGGTTCCGTCACCGGGCCGGGTATCCAGTTCAAGCTGCCCGCCTATCTGTCCGGCCCGGGCACGAATATTCCTCAGGCCGTTTCCGCTTTTCTTTTCGCTGCTGTCAAAGCCACTGCCGTTATCGGCAACCTCCAGGCGCAGCCGCCCTCCCGAATGTTTCATCGAAACCCGGACAAACCGGGCGCCGGAGTGCCGCACCGCGTTGGTTATCATCTCCTTGAAGATGAGCCACAGATTTTTGCGCACCTGCATGTCCATCCTGCCGGGAATGTCACCATCCACATCCAGCTCGTATTCAATGCCATGACTTTCGAAACAATCCGAGGCATACCTGCGGCACTTCAACGCAAAAGACTTCCAGTCATCATGCTCGGGATTAATGGCCCAGACAATATCGGTGATTTTTTCCTTGGCATCCCCGGCACTCTGGGATATCAGGGAAACAAACCGGCTTTTGTCACCACCGAGTTTTTCGTTTTCAATGGCCCTGGCAAAAAAGCTGATACTGCTGAGCGTGGCACTGATCTCATCATGAAGGTCACTGGCAATGCTGTTGCGCATCCGGTGGACACGGGTGACCTGATGCAGACGGATGCGGTAACCGGTGTAAATCACAAGACTGCCGGTAATTATGTAGATCAGGTAGGCCCACCATGTGCGGTACCAGGGAGCCAGCACCTCCAGGTAATAGGGAACGGACTCGCTGGTGACCCCGTACACATTCCGCGATTCAACCAGAAACCGGTAACGCCCTTCCGGTATGTTGGTGTAGTCTCTCTGCACTTCATCAGACCACGGGAGCCAGTCGTCATCGAACCCCTCCATTTTGGTGCGGTATTCGGTTCGCTCGGGCTGATGATAGCTCAGGGCCGAAAAGGTGAAACGTAAATCGTTGTCCTCATAATCCAGGACAAGAGGTTCATCCGGGTCGCCGCCGGTAACAACAGAGTCACCCCTGACAAGCACATCACCGATTTTTGTTTCAAATGACCGGTACTCATCAAATTTCCTTTCCGGGTCATGCCGGATCACCCCCTTTTCGGTTGCAAACCAGACATGTCCGCCGGCATCGGCATATATCGCATTGCTTTGCCGGTCATCAATCCGGCTGAGCAGGCCGGTTTCGACATCGTATGTACCGTCATCCTGCAAACGGGCAACCTGATACTGTTCACCGGCGCGAAACCAGACGTTGCCGCCGTTGTCCTCCGTCGCCCAGAAAACCTGCAGCCCCGGTTCTGTAAACCGCTCACCAAAACGGCTTGCCGGAAACAGCGAATCTGCGTCAGCATCATAACTCATAAGTCCCCTTCCTGTTGTCAGAAAGAATGTTTCCCCTCCGATTTCGGCTACCGACACACGGCTTTGCCTGTCCTCCTCATCCATAACGTAGGTCAGTTTGTGCCCCGTGATGTTACCGTTTTCCTTTTCAAATTCAAGGCGATAAAGCCCGTCCGCCTCGGTTCCCATCCAGACGAAATCATCAGAACACCTTGCTATGGACTTGATGCGGTGACCGGTGCCCTCAAAACGGTACAGCACCTCGTTTTGTCCACCGTCAAAAAGCATCACCTGAATTTCTTCACCAGTGCCGGCAATCAGCGTATCGCCGCGAAATTCACCTATGGCCCTGGGACGGAATTCCGACAGCACCTGCTCAAACCGGCCGTCTGCGTACCGGAAGACCCCTTCGGTGCATGTCATGTAGAGACCCGACCGGTGGTGGTGAAAGTTCCGGCAGAACGTCTTGCCCTCATGAAACTGCGCAACACCATCCGGTCCCATATGAAAGGCTCCGCTGGCCGAAGCGAGCAGCAGGGTATCGTTTCGCATGGAGACGTTAGTGATGGTTTCATTTATGCCGTTGCGATGGTCGTAGCGTCGAAACGGCAGACTTACATCCACCCGTGAAATTCCGTTGACCGTTGCCAGCCAGAGCGAACCGGAGTCATCCTCATATGATCCGTACACGGAATTGCTTGGTAATCCATTATCACTGTTCAGAATCCGAATGACCTCACCGTCCGCGGTCAGCTGGACGATGCCTCCGTTCCGTGTGGCGATCATCAATGTGCCGTCAGACAGGACTCTGGTGTTGTCGATACCGTTCTGTTCAAGGTACTCCGACGCCCCATGGTCAAACTCACGGAAATCACCGTCATCGTACTCATAGCAATTACGAAAGGAACAGAAAAACTCTTTTTCTTCTGTCTGCATATAACCCATCAGAGACCTGTCGGAAAAAAAACGGCCATCTTCCCACGGGATAAGAGTGTTTGCCCGGACTTTTTTTATCCCTTTTTCAGCCTCACGCGTATATATGTTTCCGTCCTTTTCGAAAAGCAGCGAAAAACGGGTGTCGGTTTCATGATAATGCACCTGATCCCCGTCATAAAAAAAGACGTAGCGGTTGGAGTGGAAAAAAACACCGGGTTCTGCCGCGACCACACCCCAGATATTTTCAATATTCAGAGTGTCAGCAACACCGGGGAGCAGTGAAACATATTCATATGAACGGGAGTGTGTTCGTGAGCTCCGGGAAATGTAGCCGAAATCGCCCGCCCCACCGACAAAAACGGTCCCATCTGAATCACTTGTTATGCTGAAGGTTCTGCGGCCGGGGACGGAGATGGAATGCCACCGCACACCGTCATACCTGAGTACCTCTCCGGTATTAGCCACAAACAACATACCCTCATCGTCTGTTGTAAAGCCCCAGTTTTGTACATGTCCGTCATATTCTTCTGCCGATATATTGGTGATGAACGGGTAACCGTGCCCCGAAACGGTCTGCCCGGCGCAAGCATCTGTTCCGGATAACCAGACTGCAGCAATGAACAGCCCGATGATCTTTACATGTTTCATACGATCCCGCAGTTCCAATACATTCCTGTGCATTCTGCCCACTCCTGTGCATCCCGCTGTGTCGTGCAGAGCATCAAGAGTGACACTTCAGCCGGACTCACTGCCCGGGCTTTTTTTATACCCTTTCGTTGCCAATCGGATTTAAATATAAAAAAAACCTGCTTACGGTTCGGGATCTTTCGGTTCGATAACAATTATGTCTTCTTTGTCATCGCCATCACCTGAGCTCCGCAACAGGGTACTTCCGGAATCATCGGCTCCATCGTGTTCGGATGTTTCCTGGTCATCTTCGTCCAGAAATCTCATTTTGTATGCAGTAACCGTTTTGTCGGGAAAATCCGGATGACTGTTTGTGACCTGCCAGCCAAACAACAAGGTTCCTGCCCCCGTCTGAACCGCGTAGTTGGAACGCTTGTCAGTGATAAGAACCAATACATCACCCGGGTCAAATTCCATCTTTTCGCCGCTGCGCAAATCATTTTTCTCCGCAACTGTCCGGCCGTGTGACAGAACAGCAATACCGATGTTCAATCCGGAGCGCGAATTGGTTTTGTTTATAATGGTCTTTTTGCGGTTGTTCATAAATTCTCTCCTCTTTTTTTGATTTCACGCACAAATGCACTGCCGATATACCCTGCATGATGGTACGCAATCGCTAACAAAAAAAACAGCCGGACTGAAGACAGCAACCGGACAGCAATCAGCAATCCGCCACATTATGGCGCATAAAGGGTCTTGCTTGTATCGGGCGGAAACAGCAGAATGGGGCAAAAAAAAAAATCCTTCCGCATCCCGGCTGTGCGGGACACGAAAGGATAAGCGCGCTCAAAAACGTACGCCTTCTCTTGTAAACTCGGAAAACCTTGTAAATCCTCTTCGCAGGTCAACATTTACGGAAACAATCTTCAGACTGTTCCCTCATCGCATTTCCAGAATACAAAATGCCGGCCTGCCTGTCACCGCATGATCATGCGGTTCTGCCTGAAATTTTCTCACATACCCGGAACCGCCTGCAATCCGCGACCGTCAGCAGGGTAATATCAGGATGCTTCAAAGAGAGAAGGATGCCGCAAAGAGGATAACCCGCACAGGCATGACACACCGTTGCCGGCGGCACAGAACTTGCTCATAGACTTTTGCCTGTCAATTCACTATCGTTAAGCTTTGTGTTACACGCCACTTGAATCCGTCATCCGGTACGGACACATCCGTATATTCCGATGTGCCGCCACGCCTTTACCGGCATCCGCGATGACCGCCGGATGCGGAAACGAACACATATCCGGCGGTGTTGAAATGACATCGGCGATAAACTTCAGATTACCAGGACATTTATTTATTAAAAAAGACCACGTGTTATGAGCAACGATATATTCGGAATTGTAAAAGAGCTGAAGACACCCACCGGAACGCATAAATACTACAGCCTCCCCGGACTGCAAAACCAGGGCTATGATGTGGACAAGCTCCCTTTCACCATTCGGATCCTGCTGGAAAATGCACTCCGGAATTATGATGATTTCGCCATTAAAAAAGATCACATTGAAACATTGCTGTCATGGAGCCCTGATGGCGTTCCGAAAGACATCCCCTACATGCCGGCCCGGGTTCTGATGCAGGACTTCACCGGCGTGCCTTCCGTGGTCGACATCGCCTCCATCCGATCGGAAGTGGCGCGAAAAAAAGGCAGCAAAGCTGCCTCCGGCATCAATCCGCAGGTCCCTGTCGATCTGATCATTGACCACTCGGTTCAGGTCGATTTTTTCGGCACCACCGATGCATACCGAAAGAATGTTGAATTGGAGTACGAGCGGAACCAGGAGCGGTACAGCCTGCTCAAATGGGCCCAGCAGGGATTTGCCGACTACAGCGTGCTTCCCCCCGGTCTCGGTATCTGCCATCAGGTAAACCTCGAATATCTGGCGCAGGGTGTTTATCTGCGAGACGGCTTTGCATTTCCGGATACGCTCGTCGGTACCGACTCCCATACACCCATGGTCAACGGCATCGGCGTGGT
Proteins encoded:
- the nfo gene encoding deoxyribonuclease IV translates to MASSNDRKWIGAHVSAAGGVDNAPLNAREIGANAFALFTKNQRQWKAKPLDPAVIRSFRERCEEMGFEGKKILPHNSYLINPGHPEKEGIKKSRAALLDEMQRCEQLGIPQLNIHPGSHLRKISEEKCLERIAGTVDLMLEQTEGVTVVLENTAGQGSNLGNRLEHIAGVIGQVADPSRVGFCIDTCHAHAAGYDLRTPEAYEDFMSEADRIIGLDKLCGLHLNDAKSELGSRVDRHAPLGEGTMGTTVFEKIMNDERLEQVPMILETTEPARWADEIAWLRSL
- a CDS encoding alpha/beta hydrolase family protein is translated as MNFKSLLLNFHRKALIATAIGTFLAFYSVPAAAEGITPQQLAEIKQIGTVVVSEDAGYVAYTKVIQHDPVEKNEPNDLELYLLELETGESRMVELASRPGNLQARSGHNTFSFTTRGSEDDAVSLYELDPETAQITRLYHHDRGVMSYSWSPCGNRFSLVTREDLGIPDNPLPYEPTVYEEYLPNREAYIVDLTADEDEAQRIEVDGSVYLMEWSPDGEKLAISETPTPHIDDFYMFQQVKVVDASDGSVINEIKNEGKLGQITWSPDGEQLALRAGHNLHDPIDGRVMVVSSEGGVPENIYHEFEGKLEQISWSDDGRIRFIASESTKRSFGAINPDGSGFERKVDTDGPILNAFSYADDGTVVFRAETSEHPNEVFVMEPGGSPERLTVSNDWLEDVPMGRQVVISHDARDGRNIEGLLIYPVEEDGGPYPTIVMVHGGPEAHYSDGWLTGYSLPGQVAADRGFAVFYPNYRGSTGRGHEFITSSQADLAGAEFDDIVDGVDYLIEQGIADEDRIGVTGGSYGGYATAWMSTRYSHRFAAGVMFVGISNNLSKWGTSDIPEELYLVHSRKRIWDDWQGNLERSPIYHVDNSQTPLLIMHGEEDTRVHPGQSLELYRHIKVRKPEVPVRLVWYPDEGHGNTRSTSRFDYNLRMLQWFETYLLEDDPEMPGFHLDFEELGVELPAEE
- a CDS encoding response regulator transcription factor, with translation MDKQTSLINIGIVEDNAYMRDGWTAFLDLEEDFNVVGSYGSCEEALESADLQRIHLMIMDIGLPGMSGIEGVRHIRQQYPDIVIIMASVFDDDKHIFDALKAGAMGYLMKKVSPEELVDAVRDAWNGGSPITPNIARKVISTFHQAGGENELTEREHQILDKLATGVSYTAIGKEIYLSVDGVRYHIRNIYRKLQVHSRSEAIAKGISKRLIDPGKTT
- a CDS encoding sensor histidine kinase → MKHVKIIGLFIAAVWLSGTDACAGQTVSGHGYPFITNISAEEYDGHVQNWGFTTDDEGMLFVANTGEVLRYDGVRWHSISVPGRRTFSITSDSDGTVFVGGAGDFGYISRSSRTHSRSYEYVSLLPGVADTLNIENIWGVVAAEPGVFFHSNRYVFFYDGDQVHYHETDTRFSLLFEKDGNIYTREAEKGIKKVRANTLIPWEDGRFFSDRSLMGYMQTEEKEFFCSFRNCYEYDDGDFREFDHGASEYLEQNGIDNTRVLSDGTLMIATRNGGIVQLTADGEVIRILNSDNGLPSNSVYGSYEDDSGSLWLATVNGISRVDVSLPFRRYDHRNGINETITNVSMRNDTLLLASASGAFHMGPDGVAQFHEGKTFCRNFHHHRSGLYMTCTEGVFRYADGRFEQVLSEFRPRAIGEFRGDTLIAGTGEEIQVMLFDGGQNEVLYRFEGTGHRIKSIARCSDDFVWMGTEADGLYRLEFEKENGNITGHKLTYVMDEEDRQSRVSVAEIGGETFFLTTGRGLMSYDADADSLFPASRFGERFTEPGLQVFWATEDNGGNVWFRAGEQYQVARLQDDGTYDVETGLLSRIDDRQSNAIYADAGGHVWFATEKGVIRHDPERKFDEYRSFETKIGDVLVRGDSVVTGGDPDEPLVLDYEDNDLRFTFSALSYHQPERTEYRTKMEGFDDDWLPWSDEVQRDYTNIPEGRYRFLVESRNVYGVTSESVPYYLEVLAPWYRTWWAYLIYIITGSLVIYTGYRIRLHQVTRVHRMRNSIASDLHDEISATLSSISFFARAIENEKLGGDKSRFVSLISQSAGDAKEKITDIVWAINPEHDDWKSFALKCRRYASDCFESHGIEYELDVDGDIPGRMDMQVRKNLWLIFKEMITNAVRHSGARFVRVSMKHSGGRLRLEVADNGSGFDSSEKKSGNGLRNIRARAGQIGGQLELDTRPGDGTCWKLGIRL